Proteins found in one Aethina tumida isolate Nest 87 chromosome 1, icAetTumi1.1, whole genome shotgun sequence genomic segment:
- the LOC109608486 gene encoding G2/mitotic-specific cyclin-A gives MNMPRLTPQRQALKDLTGNISRKQIHKNVRRTSESSSGEANSTRHMKRICSETDIEKNLKIKICTNLSKYMTTNDMQLKNRTLRKCQKSEGTSPMIALPLLECNQSESILNETYVTNNNVLSKHVKNYKENSALGTQEKKLSNKTKRDKVKDFYYEICLKPLGILNDEDDVFIPDPDSFQNIFKPPEVDKKKYENTITDRKTYHIEGNFITQQSVISRIKETVKEYDQFLNANTTIDSIIKRPTAKTKLMKKLLKRHSSSKLLKDESKPYFIDIYTTEYLESIIFHEFIGENKYLIENDVIYHNRTEIVDWLVMIMDLLDIHQSTFHTAVRIFDYVCTKISSDKYQLIGICALWIALKNHGTNGSPLLVHKIFSLCNGKYSNNQILSMEHTILKVINFDLVISNPLNFLYFYLKECQLECNKELELATNFILECSSLFPQYASTIPSLIAEAALCLGMMLLECDLKVLHNSRYNSSEELQYHSNLMLAQLKLVARSEFPYREVIGRYSAQHYLNISGTVLEKVFKIEFV, from the exons ATGAACATGCCTAGGTTGACTCCACAAAGGCAGGCCCTCAAGGACCTAACTGGCAACATCTCAAGAAAACAA attcacAAAAATGTTCGACGAACGTCAGAAAGTTCGAGTGGCGAAGCAAACTCTACTAGACACATGAAAAGAATTTGTTCAGAGACAGATAtagagaaaaatttgaaaataaaaatatgtacaaatttatcaaaatatatgacAACAAATGACATGCAATTGAAGAACAGGACTCTtagaaaatgtcaaaaatcagAAGG gaCGTCGCCGATGATAGCTCTGCCACTTCTAGAATGTAATCAATCGGAgagtattttaaatgaaacttatgtaactaataataatgttcTAAGCAAACACGTAAAGAACTATAAAGAAAATTCTGCATTAGGAACTCAAGAAAAGAAACTAagcaacaaaacaaaaagggaTAAAGTTAAAGACTTCTACTACGAAATTTGCTTGAAACCCCTTGGAATACTCAACGATGAAGATGATGTTTTTATACCAG atcctgatagttttcaaaacatttttaaaccgCCTGAAGTGGACaaaaagaaatatgaaaataccATAACTGATCGGAAAACTTATCACATAGaaggaaattttataactcaacAAAGTGTCATTAGTCGCATAAAAGAAACTGTGAAAGAGTATGACCAATTTCTAAACGCAAATACAACTAttgattcaataataaaaagaccAACCGCTAAGACAAAACTtatgaagaaattattaaagaggCACAGCAGTTCCAAACTCCTGAAAG atgaaTCTAAGCCATACTTCATTGATATATATACTACAGAGTATTTGGag agcataatatttcatgaattcattggagaaaataaatacttaattgaAAACGATGTCATTTATCATAATAGAACAGAGATCGTGGATTGGCTAGTGATGATAATG GACTTATTGGATATACACCAGTCTACGTTTCATACAGCAGTACGAATCTTTGATTATGTCTGTACAAAGATAAGCTCAgacaaatatcaattaattggaatttgtGCTTTATGGATCGCATTAAAAAATCACGGTACTAATGGTTCTCCACTATTG gtacataaaatattttcattatgcaATGGCAAGTACTCAAACAACCAAATTTTGTCTATGGAGCACACCATTCTAAAAGTCATTAATTTCGACTTAGTGATAAGTAATCCActgaattttctatatttttatctgaaagaGTGCCAGCTGGAATGCAATAag GAACTGGAATTagcaactaattttatattagagTGTTCTTCGTTATTCCCCCAATACGCATCAACGATACCATCTCTTATAGCTGAAGCTGCTTTATGTTTGGGAATGATGTTATTGGAATGTGACTTAAAAGTATTACACAACTCGCGTTACAATAGCTCCGAGGAACTTCAGTACCATTCCAATTTGATGCTGGCTCAGCTTAAATTAGTAGCCCGGTCAGAATTTCCTTATAGAGAAGTTATTGGTAGATACTCCGCTCAGCATTACTTGAATATTAGTGGTACAGTACTAgagaaagtttttaaaattgaatttgtataa